One Pleurocapsa sp. PCC 7327 DNA segment encodes these proteins:
- a CDS encoding FAD-dependent oxidoreductase has protein sequence MSETSPLKRVVVVGAGWAGLGATYHLAKQGYDVTLLEAAPYPGGLVAGWKTPGGRSVEGGIHGFWYPYQNIFSLVNELGLNPFTPFTRSSQYSPAGLEVESPIFQNELRLPTPLGIFLYTRFKRLPLIDRLSALPFLYAVIDFDNSDEAWQRYDKVTARELFKQFGVSARLYKDSFEPMLLVGLFTPGEQCSAAAALGMLYYFILAHQPDFDVVWCRGTVGEKIFQPWVEKIEKVGGKVLTNKRVDDVILDAMGNAKAVVCGEETFDADAVIFAVSVSGIKKIVAGSKTLNTSPEFRNLMNLGGIDVLAVRLWFDRKISISLPSNACFGFDPTTGWTFFDLNTLQDEYKDESGSVVEADFYHANQLLPMTDEEIVAKVHQDLATCVPEFREAKVVDRSIIRVRQGVTHFAPGSYQYLLRAKTSIPNLFMSGDWIVTNHGSWSQEKAYVTGLEAANLVIERFGIGEAAKIIPVEADEPHIQIARTINKTVRDIGKNLLPNFWLP, from the coding sequence ATGTCAGAAACATCGCCACTAAAACGAGTCGTTGTCGTCGGTGCGGGTTGGGCAGGATTGGGGGCAACCTATCACCTTGCCAAACAGGGTTATGATGTTACTCTCCTAGAAGCCGCACCCTATCCAGGCGGATTAGTCGCCGGATGGAAAACCCCCGGCGGACGTTCTGTAGAAGGAGGAATTCACGGTTTTTGGTATCCCTATCAAAATATCTTCAGTCTCGTCAACGAATTAGGACTCAATCCTTTCACTCCCTTTACCCGTTCCTCTCAATATTCTCCGGCAGGATTGGAAGTTGAATCCCCTATCTTTCAAAACGAACTGAGATTGCCTACGCCTCTGGGAATTTTCCTTTATACTCGCTTCAAACGCTTACCTCTAATCGATAGACTCTCTGCCTTACCCTTTCTCTATGCCGTCATAGATTTCGATAATTCTGACGAAGCGTGGCAGCGCTATGACAAAGTAACTGCCAGGGAATTGTTTAAACAATTTGGCGTTTCTGCAAGGTTGTATAAAGACTCTTTTGAACCCATGTTATTGGTGGGTTTATTTACACCAGGGGAACAATGTAGCGCCGCTGCTGCCCTCGGAATGCTCTATTATTTTATATTGGCTCATCAACCCGATTTTGATGTTGTTTGGTGTCGGGGAACGGTAGGAGAAAAAATTTTTCAGCCATGGGTGGAGAAGATAGAAAAAGTAGGCGGAAAAGTCCTTACTAATAAACGAGTTGATGACGTTATTTTAGATGCAATGGGTAATGCTAAAGCCGTTGTTTGTGGAGAGGAAACTTTCGATGCAGATGCCGTAATTTTTGCCGTTAGCGTTAGTGGGATTAAAAAGATTGTCGCGGGTAGCAAGACATTAAATACTTCTCCAGAATTTCGTAATTTAATGAATTTGGGAGGAATTGATGTATTAGCCGTGCGGTTGTGGTTCGATCGCAAGATTAGCATTTCTCTGCCATCTAATGCTTGTTTTGGTTTCGATCCCACGACGGGATGGACATTTTTCGATCTCAATACTTTACAGGACGAATACAAAGACGAATCGGGTAGCGTAGTAGAAGCGGATTTTTATCACGCTAATCAATTATTGCCTATGACTGACGAAGAAATTGTAGCAAAAGTTCATCAAGATTTAGCCACTTGCGTTCCTGAATTTCGAGAGGCAAAAGTCGTAGATAGAAGTATTATTCGAGTTCGTCAAGGAGTGACTCATTTTGCCCCAGGTAGCTATCAATATCTCCTGAGAGCAAAAACTAGCATTCCTAACTTATTTATGAGTGGCGATTGGATTGTAACCAATCATGGTTCTTGGTCGCAAGAAAAAGCTTACGTGACGGGTTTGGAGGCGGCAAATCTCGTTATTGAACGCTTTGGCATAGGAGAAGCGGCAAAAATCATTCCAGTAGAAGCAGACGAACCCCATATTCAGATAGCGCGAACGATTAATAAAACAGTACGCGACATTGGTAAGAATCTTCTGCCGAATTTTTGGCTACCATAG
- a CDS encoding FAD-dependent oxidoreductase, with protein MIAQLSTDVLVVGTGTGGTAAAIQAARRGVQTILVSEFAWLGGMLTAAGVCAPDGNELAAFQTGLWGAYLQALRHRQRGGLDNSWVSLFAYDPRTGAKIFADWVKQLPNLHWISGQTPLEVIRRGDRIIGVRFADYIIKAKITIDGTELGDLLALAEVPHRWGWELQSEFNEPSAPTCFNELTNKYPVQAPTWVFILKDYGDSPSLFPSPHFSLFPSSFQGAWSNYGGEKFLNYGRLPGGLFMINWPICGNDYGERMGRLIESETSRQEFLQQAYWHSYNFAHFIQTELGQRYGLAQNIFPQKSLHHSFALHPYYRESRRIRGQVTIAERDILPVNGGCVAALPRTENGEVSAIAIGNYANDHHYPGINFPLQPKSIRWGGRWTGTPFTIPYGSLVPTATEGLLVCEKNISVSHIANGCTRLQPVVMNIGQAAGMAAALCIELDCQPQEIPIRSLQEALLTDSIAPSAVIPLFDLPPEHGDWLYWQKYYLDHPEDYPLDGNCHCQEIVFEVQNCSCFTGVFHSRQHQQYSITLTEPTQQGKKTWSLITTRPEVNLQLQNCRNGQLVSLLGQCNFSGGWLVVEKIRI; from the coding sequence ATGATCGCTCAACTCAGCACTGATGTTCTCGTTGTTGGCACAGGAACGGGCGGAACTGCCGCCGCTATTCAAGCTGCCCGTCGCGGCGTTCAAACTATTTTGGTTAGCGAGTTCGCTTGGTTGGGCGGAATGCTGACGGCAGCAGGCGTTTGTGCCCCCGATGGCAATGAATTAGCGGCCTTTCAAACCGGGCTGTGGGGGGCTTATTTGCAAGCTTTAAGGCACAGACAAAGAGGAGGATTAGATAACAGTTGGGTTAGTCTGTTTGCCTACGATCCTCGCACGGGAGCGAAAATTTTTGCCGATTGGGTCAAGCAGCTACCGAATTTACATTGGATTAGCGGGCAAACTCCCCTAGAAGTTATACGTCGGGGCGATCGCATTATAGGAGTTAGATTTGCCGATTATATTATTAAAGCCAAAATTACTATCGATGGCACAGAACTAGGAGATTTACTCGCTTTAGCAGAAGTTCCCCATCGTTGGGGTTGGGAGTTACAAAGCGAATTTAACGAACCTAGTGCCCCTACCTGTTTTAACGAACTAACTAATAAATATCCCGTACAAGCCCCTACTTGGGTATTCATTTTAAAAGATTACGGAGACTCTCCCTCTCTCTTTCCCTCCCCCCATTTCTCCCTCTTCCCCTCTTCCTTCCAGGGTGCCTGGAGTAACTATGGAGGAGAAAAATTTTTAAATTATGGGCGGCTTCCTGGAGGATTATTTATGATTAATTGGCCCATCTGTGGTAACGATTATGGAGAGAGGATGGGACGATTAATTGAATCCGAAACGTCGCGACAAGAGTTTCTTCAACAAGCGTATTGGCACAGTTATAACTTTGCCCATTTCATTCAAACAGAATTGGGACAACGCTATGGTCTAGCCCAAAATATTTTTCCGCAAAAATCATTACATCATTCCTTCGCACTCCATCCTTACTATCGAGAAAGTCGGAGAATTAGAGGACAAGTAACGATCGCAGAACGCGATATTTTACCAGTTAATGGCGGGTGCGTTGCAGCATTGCCGAGAACAGAAAATGGAGAAGTCAGCGCGATCGCAATTGGTAATTATGCTAACGATCATCACTATCCCGGCATCAACTTTCCATTGCAACCTAAATCGATTCGCTGGGGCGGACGTTGGACGGGTACGCCTTTTACGATTCCCTATGGTTCTCTAGTACCAACTGCAACAGAAGGCTTGCTGGTTTGCGAAAAAAATATTTCGGTTTCCCACATCGCCAATGGTTGCACTCGCTTACAACCCGTCGTGATGAATATCGGTCAAGCGGCGGGTATGGCAGCGGCATTATGTATCGAGTTAGATTGTCAGCCGCAAGAAATACCAATTAGAAGCCTTCAAGAAGCATTATTAACCGATTCTATTGCTCCCTCTGCTGTTATTCCTCTGTTCGATCTCCCACCCGAACATGGCGATTGGCTTTACTGGCAAAAATATTATTTAGACCATCCAGAAGACTATCCGCTAGATGGAAATTGCCATTGTCAAGAGATAGTTTTTGAAGTACAAAATTGTAGTTGTTTTACGGGAGTCTTTCATTCACGTCAGCATCAGCAATATAGCATTACTTTAACTGAGCCAACCCAACAAGGAAAGAAAACCTGGTCGTTAATTACTACGCGCCCTGAAGTGAATCTGCAATTACAAAATTGTAGGAATGGTCAGTTAGTCTCTCTGTTGGGACAATGTAATTTTTCTGGGGGATGGTTGGTCGTAGAAAAAATAAGGATATAA
- a CDS encoding glycosyltransferase family 2 protein, whose amino-acid sequence MKLIIQIPCYNEEATLGLTLSQLPRQIPGIDEVEWLIINDGSLDRTVEVAKACGVDHIVDFDHNQGLAKAFMAGIEACLLKGADIIVNTDADNQYCADDIPKLIEPILAGTAEIVVGARPIQDIKHFSPVKKFLQKLGSWVVRIASKTDIPDAPSGFRAISRNAALQMNVFNEYTYTLETIIQAGQKGMAITSVPIRTNDYLRPSRLVKSIPSYIQRSIVTIIRIFMTYRPLQFFMTLGSVPFSLGFILCLRWLMLYVGIFGDSPEKPRVPSLVFAAILILIGFQLWMFGLVADLMSVNRKLLEDIQLRLRRSEIHAASKRRF is encoded by the coding sequence ATGAAACTGATTATTCAAATTCCTTGTTACAACGAAGAAGCAACGCTAGGATTGACCCTTTCTCAACTTCCCCGTCAAATTCCCGGCATTGATGAGGTAGAATGGCTGATTATCAACGATGGTAGCCTCGATCGCACCGTAGAAGTCGCGAAAGCCTGCGGTGTCGATCATATCGTGGACTTCGACCACAACCAAGGTCTTGCCAAAGCTTTTATGGCAGGAATAGAAGCCTGTTTACTAAAAGGGGCAGATATCATTGTCAATACCGATGCCGACAATCAGTACTGTGCCGACGATATTCCGAAACTGATCGAGCCTATTTTAGCAGGGACGGCAGAGATTGTCGTTGGCGCTCGACCCATTCAAGATATTAAACATTTTTCTCCTGTCAAAAAATTCCTACAAAAATTGGGAAGCTGGGTGGTTCGCATCGCCAGTAAAACCGATATTCCCGATGCGCCGAGCGGTTTTCGCGCCATCAGTCGCAACGCCGCCCTCCAGATGAATGTTTTTAACGAATATACCTATACCTTGGAAACGATTATTCAGGCAGGACAGAAGGGAATGGCGATTACTTCCGTTCCGATTAGGACTAATGATTATTTGCGACCGTCACGCCTGGTTAAAAGCATTCCCTCTTACATCCAGCGCTCTATTGTGACGATTATTCGCATTTTTATGACCTATCGCCCCCTTCAGTTTTTTATGACGCTGGGGAGCGTGCCTTTCTCTTTGGGCTTTATTCTCTGTTTGCGCTGGTTGATGCTATATGTAGGAATCTTTGGCGATAGCCCCGAAAAACCCCGCGTTCCCAGTTTGGTGTTTGCTGCCATCCTGATTCTCATCGGCTTTCAGTTGTGGATGTTTGGTTTGGTTGCCGATTTGATGTCGGTCAATCGAAAGCTTTTAGAAGATATTCAATTGAGGTTGCGTCGCTCGGAAATACATGCAGCTAGCAAACGGCGATTTTAG
- a CDS encoding cupin domain-containing protein, whose product MANIFDLLSFLPDKELFEPLLSANNLLIERIISTGQNTPPGQWYDQEKDEWVILLQGEAELSYEDGSRIQLEAGDYLFIKAHQKHRVEHTTVNPPCIWLAIHGNLSRET is encoded by the coding sequence ATGGCTAATATTTTTGACTTACTTTCATTCTTGCCCGACAAAGAATTATTTGAGCCTTTACTATCGGCTAATAACCTGCTCATAGAACGCATTATTTCTACCGGACAAAATACCCCACCAGGGCAATGGTACGACCAAGAAAAAGATGAGTGGGTAATTCTTTTGCAGGGAGAAGCAGAACTTTCCTATGAAGATGGTTCTAGAATACAGCTTGAAGCAGGAGATTATCTTTTTATCAAAGCCCATCAAAAACATCGAGTCGAACATACCACGGTCAATCCTCCCTGTATTTGGCTAGCCATTCATGGAAATTTAAGTAGAGAAACATAA
- a CDS encoding phosphotransferase, with translation MHVNLLSSLELLIPERQSKTKKLNSTFPTVCSILAPGALASLVYSYYDVELVKNCLFWRRGLSDVYLVETLSKPYILRVSHHHWRSKNEIDFELELLEFLRDRQILVASPLRTKEGNLSIEIDAPEGKRYAALFHYAPGEIALGDFNHTQSFLLGETVAKLHQATKGFKTVAYRQPLDLKHLLDDSLQIIAPFLHRRQQDLKYLLEAIALIKYQLSSLPAKSPYWVVCWGDPHSGNVHITRNNQMTLFDFDQCGYGWRVFDIAKFWQVGLQTGLSRTIRQAFLDGYLSYEKITDIELECLQALTQAAYIWAWAIALNYAKFYDYSRLDNSYFSQRLERFKQLNCKDWQLF, from the coding sequence ATGCACGTGAACTTATTATCATCTCTAGAGTTACTAATACCTGAAAGGCAGTCGAAAACCAAGAAGCTGAATAGTACCTTTCCTACTGTCTGTTCTATACTTGCCCCTGGCGCTTTAGCGTCTTTAGTCTATTCATACTATGATGTTGAACTTGTCAAAAATTGTCTATTTTGGCGGCGGGGATTGAGCGATGTTTATTTAGTAGAAACCTTATCCAAGCCTTATATATTAAGGGTTTCTCACCATCATTGGCGATCGAAAAACGAGATCGATTTTGAACTAGAATTGCTGGAGTTTTTACGCGATCGCCAAATCCTCGTAGCGTCTCCTTTGAGGACAAAAGAAGGAAACTTATCAATTGAAATTGATGCCCCTGAAGGAAAACGCTATGCAGCTTTATTCCATTATGCGCCAGGAGAAATTGCATTAGGAGATTTCAATCATACTCAAAGTTTTCTATTAGGAGAAACCGTTGCCAAGCTGCATCAAGCGACTAAAGGATTTAAGACGGTTGCCTACCGCCAACCGCTAGATTTAAAACATTTACTCGACGATTCGCTACAAATTATTGCCCCATTCTTGCACCGCAGACAGCAAGATTTGAAATATTTACTAGAAGCGATCGCTTTGATTAAATATCAACTAAGCAGTCTGCCAGCCAAATCGCCTTATTGGGTGGTCTGTTGGGGCGATCCTCATAGCGGCAACGTTCATATTACCCGCAATAATCAAATGACACTCTTCGATTTCGATCAATGCGGGTACGGATGGCGCGTTTTTGACATCGCTAAATTCTGGCAAGTTGGGTTACAGACGGGTTTGAGTCGCACTATCAGGCAAGCTTTTCTCGATGGCTATCTTTCCTATGAGAAAATTACCGATATAGAACTTGAGTGTTTGCAAGCTTTAACGCAAGCAGCATATATTTGGGCATGGGCGATCGCGCTCAATTATGCTAAATTTTACGACTATAGCAGGTTGGATAACAGTTATTTCTCGCAACGGTTGGAACGATTTAAGCAGTTGAATTGCAAAGATTGGCAATTATTTTAG
- a CDS encoding DHH family phosphoesterase has protein sequence MLQPQWQISPLQKIPSWFIEAIRFYTPGSNGKHAAQILWQRGIREHQQLIEFLDPNAYRPTSPFAFGQEMKRAIQRLLNAREKGEKVTIWGDFDADGITATSVLWEGLGEFFTQHQQLSYYIPNRLTESHGLNCPGIDKLAASGTKLIVTCDTGSTNLNEIVYANQLGIDIIITDHHTLPEERPPVISIINPRYFAKTHPLFHLSGVAVAYKLVEALYQTLPDIPQQPVEELLDLVAIGLIADLVQLSGDCRYLAQRGIQKLQERSSSGKNQKPTRPGVAFLLEFCQKNGDRPTDISFGLGPRINAVSRIHGEASFCVELLTSRDAKRCKQLAEAAELANARRKALQKDVTEQVKKQLSRIDLSTTSVIVLEDSQWQSGVLGLVAGQIAQEYNRPTILLSVAENEERETERQGDKGELIQNPPFSLKRFEERAAASPKSKIARGSARSANNINLYELVESQAHLLHRFGGHPFAAGLSLLAENIPLFREAIDCQLRQKYTDLALKQPIIQADLIVTVSELGKSLFRELKLIEPYGMGNPAPKLLIKNCWFENVWHQNTQDFRGKKIPYIKTTFKIWDDSSSNGFPGMWWGHYKDEIPLEQRCDAIVELDFNPYKKHYEVRLINIRQSISLTEFKSNCAEDSLFDLRNSKNSCELRISNSPFKPIKDCPTSWNEIQKEYRIAIAQKEKLALAYQAPQTIDPHQIWQQLIGIAKYLNRTGKTITLKQLQDKLELSDRTLALGLEALYQLGFKCQKHDSLVQIHYCYSEISQEIEITITRFIETVKEEQFQRQYFYKISLSTLQENLICY, from the coding sequence ATGCTTCAACCGCAATGGCAAATTTCACCCCTACAAAAAATTCCCTCCTGGTTTATTGAAGCCATTCGATTTTATACGCCTGGTTCAAACGGAAAGCATGCAGCGCAAATTCTATGGCAGCGGGGAATCCGAGAGCATCAACAATTAATCGAATTTCTCGATCCAAATGCCTATCGACCCACCAGTCCTTTTGCCTTTGGACAAGAAATGAAGCGAGCAATTCAACGTCTTTTAAACGCTCGCGAAAAAGGAGAAAAAGTAACAATTTGGGGAGACTTTGATGCGGATGGAATAACAGCCACTAGCGTTCTTTGGGAGGGATTGGGAGAGTTTTTTACCCAACACCAACAACTCAGTTATTACATCCCCAATCGCCTCACTGAATCTCATGGTTTAAATTGTCCGGGAATCGATAAACTAGCAGCATCGGGAACGAAACTCATCGTTACTTGCGACACGGGAAGCACCAATTTAAACGAAATCGTTTACGCTAACCAACTAGGAATAGATATTATTATTACCGACCATCATACGCTTCCTGAAGAAAGACCTCCAGTTATTTCTATTATCAATCCCCGCTATTTTGCTAAAACTCATCCCTTATTTCATCTCTCTGGCGTAGCCGTTGCCTATAAATTAGTAGAAGCGCTTTATCAAACTTTACCCGATATTCCTCAACAACCTGTAGAAGAATTATTAGATTTAGTTGCAATTGGTTTGATTGCCGATTTAGTACAACTGAGTGGAGATTGTCGCTATTTAGCTCAAAGAGGTATTCAAAAATTACAAGAACGATCGTCCTCAGGCAAAAATCAAAAGCCAACTCGTCCCGGTGTTGCTTTTTTATTAGAATTCTGTCAAAAAAATGGCGATCGCCCGACGGATATTTCCTTTGGGTTAGGACCGAGAATTAATGCTGTCAGTCGCATTCATGGCGAGGCGAGTTTCTGCGTTGAATTACTTACCAGTCGAGATGCCAAACGTTGCAAACAATTGGCAGAAGCAGCAGAATTAGCCAATGCCCGTCGCAAAGCATTGCAAAAAGATGTTACCGAACAAGTCAAAAAGCAACTATCCCGCATTGATTTATCGACTACAAGCGTAATAGTTTTAGAAGATTCTCAATGGCAAAGTGGCGTATTGGGATTAGTTGCAGGACAAATCGCTCAGGAATACAATCGACCGACAATTTTATTAAGTGTTGCCGAGAATGAAGAGAGGGAGACGGAGAGACAGGGGGACAAGGGAGAATTAATCCAAAATCCGCCGTTCTCCTTGAAGAGGTTCGAGGAGCGTGCGGCGGCTTCGCCAAAATCCAAAATTGCTAGGGGTTCTGCGCGTTCTGCTAACAATATTAATTTGTACGAGCTAGTGGAATCGCAAGCTCATTTATTACATCGATTTGGAGGTCATCCTTTTGCAGCAGGATTGAGTTTGCTTGCAGAAAATATTCCTTTATTTCGAGAAGCGATTGATTGCCAGTTACGTCAAAAATACACAGACTTAGCTTTAAAGCAACCCATTATCCAAGCCGATTTAATCGTAACAGTTTCCGAGTTAGGGAAATCTCTATTCCGAGAACTGAAATTAATTGAACCTTATGGTATGGGAAATCCGGCCCCCAAATTATTAATTAAAAACTGTTGGTTTGAGAACGTTTGGCATCAAAATACTCAAGATTTTAGAGGGAAAAAAATCCCCTACATAAAAACAACTTTTAAAATTTGGGATGATTCAAGCTCAAATGGTTTTCCTGGAATGTGGTGGGGACACTATAAAGATGAAATTCCTTTAGAGCAACGTTGCGATGCAATTGTCGAACTTGACTTTAATCCCTATAAAAAACACTATGAAGTGCGATTAATTAATATCAGACAGAGTATCTCTTTGACAGAATTTAAAAGCAATTGCGCTGAAGACTCTTTGTTCGATCTCAGAAATAGCAAGAATTCTTGCGAGCTTAGAATTTCTAATTCACCATTTAAACCGATCAAAGATTGTCCTACGAGTTGGAATGAAATTCAGAAAGAATATCGAATTGCGATCGCACAAAAAGAAAAACTCGCTCTAGCTTATCAAGCGCCACAGACAATCGATCCCCATCAAATTTGGCAACAGTTAATCGGTATTGCTAAATATCTAAATCGCACGGGTAAAACCATTACTCTAAAACAATTACAAGATAAATTAGAATTGAGCGATCGCACCCTCGCCCTAGGTCTAGAAGCACTTTATCAGCTAGGCTTTAAGTGTCAAAAGCACGATAGTTTGGT